A genomic segment from Panulirus ornatus isolate Po-2019 chromosome 20, ASM3632096v1, whole genome shotgun sequence encodes:
- the LOC139756144 gene encoding uncharacterized protein produces the protein MGDADEQLLRQRKDFWDHQDPTLEAMIQTKSQGLADDDADEVMAYLPDLRGKRVIDLAAGIGRFTTRLAKVASQVTAVDVAEAFIKENRARNQHLGNVSFICSDVVKLDFPEGSFDLVFSNWLLKYLSNAELIQFLSRVLKWLSPGGFFFFRESCYNSVGTLDAMNNPTVYHKPQFYLGLLRDATGDDQSSFRLVRSKSILVYINHKNAPNQVCFLAEKVSHGDVANLKEPQCRLSSLDAAALEKAFRGPCLTMGGTATTRDFCGRLGLRAGQRVLDVGCGTGASAVFMARHLGVHVHGVDLSPSRVFTAIERQMNVDSELRKKLQFEMRDVLSLDCEEDTYHAIHVRDTLHKFTNKKDLFVKFCRWLRPGGTIFVTDYCKGGTTPSQHFLNHVQQIQPCSLDTAESHEMWMREAGLKGVTMDVLGQEFIKILQNDLNVLASTCGDSDEDKLTHKEVTAQWTNQLKWVREGYITWASFVGSK, from the exons ATGGGCGACGCTGACGAGCAACTGCTGCGCCAGAGGAAAGACTTCTGGGACCACCAGGACCCCACCCTGGAAGCCATGATCCAGACGAAGAGCCAGGGCCTGGCTGACGACGACGCTGACGAAGTCATGGCCTACCTGCCTGACCTGAGGGGCAAGAGAGTCATTGACCTTGCCGCCGGTATagg gaggttcacGACTCGCCTGGCGAAGGTGGCCAGTCAGGTGACGGCGGTGGACGTGGCCGAGGCCTTCATCAAGGAGAACCGCGCCAGGAACCAGCACCTGGGCAACGTCTCCTTCATCTGCAGCGACGTCGTCAA GTTGGATTTCCCCGAGGGCTCCTTCGACCTGGTCTTCAGCAACTGGCTCCTGAAGTACCTGAGCAACGCCGAGCTCATCCAGTTCCTGAGTCGGGTCCTCAAGTGGCTGAGCCCTGGTGGGTTCTTCTTCTTCAGGGAGTCCTGTTACAACTCCGTAG GCACCCTGGACGCAATGAACAACCCTACCGTCTACCACAAACCTCAGTTCTACCTGGGGCTGCTGCGTGACGCCACAGGGGACGACCAATCATCCTTCAGACTCGTCCGCAGTAAGAGCATCCTCGTTTACATCAAC cataAGAATGCGCCCAACCAGGTGTGTTTCCTGGCGGAGAAGGTCTCTCACGGGGACGTGGCCAACCTGAAGGAACCGCAGTGTCGCCTCTCCTCCCTCGACGCCGCCGCCCTCGAGAAGGCATTCCGTGGGCCGTGCCTCACCATGGGTGGGACAGCCACCACAAGG GACTTCTGCGGGCGTCTGGGCCTGCGCGCCGGGCAGCGGGTGCTGGACGTGGGCTGCGGCACGGGCGCCTCTGCCGTCTTCATGGCCAGACACTTGGGCGTCCACGTGCACGGCGTCgacctctcccccagcagggtcTTCACAGCCATCGAGCGACAGATGAACGTCGACAGCGAGCTGAGGAAGAAG ctgcAGTTCGAAATGAGGGACGTCTTGAGCCTGGACTGTGAGGAGGACACGTACCACGCCATCCACGTCAGGGACACCTTACACAAGTTCACCAACAAGAAGGACCTGTTCGTCAAGTTCTGC CGGTGGCTGCGGCCGGGGGGCACCATCTTCGTCACCGACTACTGCAAGGGCGGCACCACCCCGTCGCAGCACTTCCTCAACCACGTCCAGCAGATCCAAC CTTGCTCCCTGGACACGGCGGAATCTCACGAGATGTGGATGAGGGAGGCTGGCCTCAAGGGCGTGACCATGGACGTCCTGGGCCAGGAGTTCATCAAGATCCTGCAGAATGACCTCAACGTCTTGGCCTCGACCTGTGGCGACTCAGACGAGGACAAACTGACCCACAAGGAAGTGACGGCCCAGTGGACCAACCAG CTCAAGTGGGTGCGGGAAGGCTACATTACGTGGGCCTCCTTTGTGGGGAGCAAGTAG